The Euzebya sp. genome segment GGAGGTGGTCGCGCGCGGACGCGACGTCGATCGCCGGAGGATCGGGATCGGAGCCGACGAGCATGGCGAGCGGCGTGCCCTCGGCGTCGCGCAGCCAGGTCGCGACGACGACGCCCTCGAGCTGGTCGGCGAGCGCGTCGGAGCTGCCGGGATCGGCGTCGAGGTCCAGGATCACGACCGGGTCGCCGTCCTCGAGCAGCGCGCGGAGCTCGGTCAGGCAGCCCTCGGTGGGGGTGGCACCGACGTCGGCGGCGTCGAGGCGGGTCCGCATGCGGACCCCCTCCACCTCGCGGGCGAGGGTCCACCGGCGGATCCCGACCCGCTGGCTGAGCGCGGCGGCGACCTCACGGGCGACGGATTCGAACGCAGGCGGTTCGACCCCTGTCACGATGTCGCTCGACTGCACTGTTCCACATCCGATGCCCGCGCTGACTGCTCATCTGGTTGTACCCAGCGTGATCGGCGCGCACACCGACCGGATGGTCCGCCTGTGGACGGTCAGGCGCCGCGGGCGCGCTGCTTGAGCTCGGCGTACTTGGGCTCGCGCTCCTTCAGCCACACCAGCAGGGGCGCGGCGACCACGACCGAGGAGTACAGCCCGAGGAGCATGCCGATGAACAGGGCGAGGGACAGGTCGAGCAGCGTGGCGACGCTGGTGACCGCGAAGCCGATCGCGACGAGCACCGCGACGGGGAGGATCGACGTGACCGCGGTCGACAGCGACCGCATCAGGACGTGGTTGAGCGCGCCGTTGGCGACCTCGCCGTAGGTGCGCGTGGACACCCCGGACAGGGCCTTGGTCTCCTCGTCCACCCGGTCGAACACCACGACGGTGTCGTACAGCGAGTACCCGAGGATGGTGAGGAACGCGATGACGGTGGCGGGGGACACGCGGAAGCCGGTCAGGGCGTAGAGCCCGACCGAGGCGATCATGTCGTGGGCCAGGCTGGCGATCGCGGCGACGGCCATCCGCCACTCGAAGCGGATGCTCAGGTAGACCACCACGAGCAGCAGGAAGACGACGAGCCCGCGGACCGCCTGCTCGGTGATCTGCGCCCCCCAGCGGGGCCCGATGGTGGAGGCACTGACCTCCCCGCCGCTCAGCTCGGCGAGCACGTCGATGACGTCGTCCTCGCTGACGTCGGGGTTCTCGCTGAGCGCCTGCGTGGACACCTCGGCCCCGGCGCCGTCGTCGAGGATCTGGACGATGGTCTCGTCGATGCCGGCCTCGGTCAGCGCGGCCTCGATCTCCTCCACGTCGAGGGTGTGGTCGGCGTCGACGACGGTGAAGGACGACCCGCCGACGAACTCGATCGAGAAGTCGAGCCCGCGGACGAGCAGCGCCAGGGCGCTGACGGCGAGGATCGCGATGACGACGAGGAGCCACAGCCGCGACCGGCCGATGAAGTCGATCTCGGTCTGGCCGGTGACCAGGCGGGTGAGGATGCCGTCGCGGCCCTCCGGCCGGGTCGGCGTGGCGGTCGAGTCGCTCACTTGCGTCCCTTCTTGCCGGCGCGGCGGGTGCGGGCCACGGTGCTGCGCTCCTGCGCGGCCTGCCGCTGCTCGTCGGTCACCCCGGCGCCGAGGCCGACCCACGGCGCGGACGCGAGCTTCGGGCTGCGGGCGACCAGGCCGAACATCCCGCGGGTGAAGGTGGCGAACAGCAGCACGTCGATGATCGTCGACATGCCGAGGGTGAAGGCGAACCCGCGGACGGGCCCGACGGCGAGGAAGTACAGCACCACGGCGGCGAGGAAGCTGACGACGGCGCCGGTGAAGTTGGTCCTGAAGGAGTTGTGGAAGGCGTGCTCGGCGGCGGTGCGGATGGTCCGCCCGGCGCGCAGCTCGTCGCGGTACCGCTCGCGGTAGATGATCGAGGAGTCCCCGGCGATGCCGATGGAGATGATGATGCCGGCGATGCCGGCGAGGGTGAGGGTGAACCCGACGAGCTCGCCCAGGACGATGAGCAGGCCGTAGATGGTCGCGACGCCGACGACGATCTCGAGGGCCGCGAGCAGGCCGAGCCCGCGGTACAGCACGACCAGGTAGACGGTGACGAGGGCGAGGCCGATCACGCCGGCGACGAGCGCGGCGTCGAGGGAGTCCTCGCCGAGCGTCGGGCTGATCGTCTGGAAGGTCCCGAAGTCGAGCTGGATGGGGAGGGCACCGGACCGCAGGACCAGGGCGAGGTCCTTCGCGGCGTCCTCCTCCCCCACCTGGATGACGGCCTGGCCGTTCGGGATGCCCTGCCCGCAGGCGATGTCCTGGGCCATCGGCGAGGCCTGCTCGACGACGTTGTCGAGGACGATCGCGAGCTGGCGGGTGACGCCCTGGTTGCAG includes the following:
- the secF gene encoding protein translocase subunit SecF produces the protein MSDSTATPTRPEGRDGILTRLVTGQTEIDFIGRSRLWLLVVIAILAVSALALLVRGLDFSIEFVGGSSFTVVDADHTLDVEEIEAALTEAGIDETIVQILDDGAGAEVSTQALSENPDVSEDDVIDVLAELSGGEVSASTIGPRWGAQITEQAVRGLVVFLLLVVVYLSIRFEWRMAVAAIASLAHDMIASVGLYALTGFRVSPATVIAFLTILGYSLYDTVVVFDRVDEETKALSGVSTRTYGEVANGALNHVLMRSLSTAVTSILPVAVLVAIGFAVTSVATLLDLSLALFIGMLLGLYSSVVVAAPLLVWLKEREPKYAELKQRARGA
- the secD gene encoding protein translocase subunit SecD translates to MSRSRLTALIVAYLVFLGALWTWILVAGLEPRLGLDLQGGVSADLIPAQGQGEIDVEVLDQTVQTIRERVDALGVAEPDIARQGDTVQVQLPGVADQAQAREIIGRTAQLQFRPVLAEIPPGTTGEFTPPTAEALPLPSEDALPTEGADPAPEASKTVAQADPTEAPASEEPVSEAPATEEPAAPVDAGATCDERDDLSVPDPDEPVVLCLRTTDANGDELPRDQWARLQLGPATVSGDSLTDARAEIAPGGLGQTWLTALEFDSEGADAFEQITAELACNQGVTRQLAIVLDNVVEQASPMAQDIACGQGIPNGQAVIQVGEEDAAKDLALVLRSGALPIQLDFGTFQTISPTLGEDSLDAALVAGVIGLALVTVYLVVLYRGLGLLAALEIVVGVATIYGLLIVLGELVGFTLTLAGIAGIIISIGIAGDSSIIYRERYRDELRAGRTIRTAAEHAFHNSFRTNFTGAVVSFLAAVVLYFLAVGPVRGFAFTLGMSTIIDVLLFATFTRGMFGLVARSPKLASAPWVGLGAGVTDEQRQAAQERSTVARTRRAGKKGRK